AGGAAAAGTTTCCTCACCACATGCTCTCAGCAGTCTCACTGACCAAACATCTTAGGTCAGGAGCCATCCCCCACTCCAATGGCTGCTTTATCCCTTCAGATGCAGTGAAtcaatgggcagagagagagagagaggtgccttgGGATGTCTGTGCCTTCTTTTTAGAGTCCTATTCCCCCTTTGAGAAACATTTCCACCTGTTTACCAGAAGACAAAGTGTCTTtgtagaaggatgttccctgctgcttttttctcacATATTTAGATACAAAATTAAGTAGAACACAAAtttctttgtttaagacagaGCAGTTTGCCAGCCTCAGTTTTCACCATGTATTAAGAACACAATACAGAGTaatcttataacttcaaatacatgATAAAATATTGTTAATATTTCTGAGGAGAGCATGACTATTTTTAGTTGACTCATAGatttatttagcattttataGCTGAGCTCTGTGTGCAGATCATATGCATGCAAGATGGACAGTTTTGTGAACTGCACAAGTCTGTAGCATGTTGTGTCCTCCCCCTGAGCTCCTCTGGTCATAATGTGGTCAGCATCAAGCAAAATGAGTGAACCTATCTTTCCTACTTTGGGGAGTAACCTAGCAAGGGAAGTACATAGGATACCATGATGATTGGCATACTATAAATAGCTAGATAATCTGGAGTACTCTTACATGTTTTACAGGTTTTACATTCCACCTACTGGGGCCAGGACAATgaggttactctgaaaccaggaatgaCAGAGAAGATATCAGCTACACCTGCAAACAATTTGTTTGTTTCACCTGTATCTAACTTTTGGTTCCTTTGATTCCAAATTTGTTGctaaggctggttgaaaatttttcttgACAATTTTTTTTGATAGGAAATTGGATTTTCCATTTAACTATTTTTTCCAAGAAGTTATCTTTTCCCTGGAAATTATAAGCTTTCCATCAAAATAccaaactcccctcctccctaATCATGGCTGTGGGACTCTGGTGATGTTCCAGGGCAGTTCAGCAAGAGGAGAGACCATCATGCATCATGGGGGAAGTCGtccagcctgggagccaggagcatGGAAGAGATTGGTGCTGTGGAGTGACTGAGGCACCCCCATGGTATTTCCGAGTCAAACTATTAAGATTTTAGTGAAAAGATTTTGGTCTtcacaaaaaaacacaacactttGTGGATCAGCTCTACGCAGTACCCAGCTTAAAGTGAAAACAGCAGGATGAAATATACCCCAAACCTCATACTCTGTAACTCTGGTAGTAATTGCATCATTTAATAAACCAGTAGAAAGAATGGGTCAAATTAATCCCCAGGGCACCAATTACACAAAGGATGGCTTTAGTTTACTGAATTCATTAATTACATGTTTTGGCTCTCTGAGCTCAGGTATTCCCAGTTGCTTCAGGAATCATGTCCCACAGATCACACATCTTCGTATAAAACTTCCTGAATGCTCCAAATTGGCAGTTTCTGTCAATGATGAAACACCAacacatgtctctctctctcttctcagcaggtATGTGCTATTCTTCTGAATTACAGACACGCACACACGCAGACACCTTGGGGATCAGCAGGTATTGAATTAGAGACCTCCCGCACCGAAAGCCTGAGCCCCAAATCCTACCCCTTCAGCTAAAGGAGAGACCAGCTTGGTTGGAAAAAAGTAGGCAATTACCTAGTCACTGAAGCCAGGGCTTCCCATGATGTCTCTGGGTTTTCAGACAGGCTAAAATAAATGCCCAAAAGCTTACTAAGCACGGTAAGCAACTTTACCCCAAACGGACATGCCAAGCCACAGAGCTCCCCTTATCCAAAGAGGGTGGAAAGATTGACACTCTGTTACTTTCACCCCTTCTTTAGAGATGGAATAATCCCTTCAGACTGATTCTGTCACAGCAGAGTCACAAGTTACTGTTTTCTTTTCGGATTTGTGAACAGTGATGTTTGTGTGTGGGACATGATTAACCTGTGTGTCATTGTGTTTGCACAGTGTGTGCATTTTATCGAACATCTGGAATGACCAGCTGTGAATATTTGGGTCTGTGGACTAAGCCCTTCCCTGAGCTGGTACTGATGTCCATTGAGAAAAATGATCTCCATTTACCCTCTCTGACCTCattacagagaagggacaggttttctgcaccctccacctgccctcatCTCTGTAGCTGCCTGATCTGTGTTCAGAGGAGATGGGAAATCACTCGGAGGCAACTGAGTTCATTCTCTCAGGACTGACAGATCGTCCGGAGCTGCAGGTCCCCCTCTTTGTGGTATCCCTACTGATTTATGGTATCAccctggtggggaatgggggaatGCTCTTGTTAATCACAATTGATCCCCgactccacacccccatgtactttttcctcaggaatttgtctttctgtgacctctgcatTTCCTTGATAATTTCCCCTAAGATGCTGCTTAATTTCTTAGCCGAGAGGAAAAGCATTTCTTACACTGCCTGTGCTGTGCAAATGTATCTCTCTTTCGTTTTTGGAGATGTTGAGTGCCTCTTGTTGGCTGTGATGGCGTATGaccgttatgtggccatctgtaacccGCTGCTCTATACGGTCACCATGTCCAGGCGGCTTTGTAAACAGCTGGTGGCTGCGGTGTACgctgtgggggtggtggattCAATGATACACACGTGTTGTACATTCcggctgtcattctgcagctccaacatcatcaatcatttcttctgtgacatccTCCCACTGTTGGCGCTCTCCTGTTCTGATACCCGCATCAATGAGATTGTGATGTTTGCTCTGACGAGCTGCATTACAGGGAGCAGCTTTGTGACTGTCCTCCTCTCCTATATCTATatcatctccaccatcctgcagatcCGCTCTGCTGAGGGCCGgcgcaaagccttctccacctgctctttCCACTTAACCGCTGTGGTCCTATCTTTTGGCACCCTCCTCTTCATGTATTTGCGTCCCGCCTCCAGCTATTCCATGGACAGAGATAAAGTGGCCTCAGTGTTTTACACGCTGgtgatccccatgttgaaccccctcatctacagcctgaggaacacggAGGTGAAGGACGCCCTGAGGAAAGCAATGAAGAAACTCCTAACCAATTCTTGAATCTGTTTAACTCTGTATTAGTTTAGTTATTGGGAGTGGAAACAGTTGAATTCAATTCCCAGCCCATTACGACGTAATTTTGCAGAGCCCATATGATTATTgttcattattattttgtttttaaaattaatttgtttgtatTCCAACAAGGTCTGCAGGCCTCAGCTGAGGTCAGTGGACAAAACCTGAGGAAGACTCACAGGTCCAGAAAGAGAGAATGATTTTATAAACTGGTTCCTAGGGGCATCCACCTAGAGGGTGAGATGTTCAACTTCACATCTCAGGACAGCTGGTGGCagttcccactgtattttccactgaatgtagctcacaaaagcttatgctcaaatacatttgttcttctgtaaggtgccacaagtcctccttttctttttgcggctacaggctaacatggctgctactctgaaacagttccaaaggggtttctgtgacacAACCTGTCATACAGAGTTTAGgaataaaattgcaaaacaatgtgtgtgtgtctggggcggggggggggcggggcggaacGGGAGGACAGCACAAGAACCGATGGACTTCAATTGCAggaagggtggtttaggttggacattaggtaaAACATCCCAACAGTGAGGGTGGCTAAGGACTGGAATAACTTgcccaggaaggttgtggaatctccaccgcTACAGATTGttaagagcaggtgagacaaacacctgtcagggatggtgtagataatactcagttgtgctgtgagtgcaggggagtggacgagatgacctctcgagatcccttccagtcctatgattctatgatctcacaaggagccctgcactgggaggagggggggacgCCAGCCTGAGCACTGGCAGGGCAAGGGACACGCATCCGTCTCCACTTGACATTcagctccactgcaccccccaccTCATGCACACACACGTAGTGTCCACtgcacaccaaacacacacacacagagtcagagtgtccactacacacacacagcctgacactgAGCTCAATCAGAATGCAGAATAATCTCTACGGGGAAGCTGGGACAGCTGGAATATTTCCAACTAGCCTGACCAAAAAGAACCGAAGGGGATTCTGCTGCCCTGGCCAGGAGATAGGACGAGATTTCCCTACTGGTCTCTTCCAACAGGAGcttctctgaggcctggtttatGCTGAAAAAAAAGATCAACAGAGCTCCGTCACACAGGGCGGGGAAACTTTTCACACCCTGTGGGTGGCAGTTAGCTTGTACTGACCCTCAGtgtcattcttccattgacctagctactgcctctcagggacgtggattaactacatcgatGGAAAAATCCTTCTATCACTGTGgaaagcatctacactatggcgCTGCTGCACATCACAGCTGAGTCAATGTAATGGCCTTAGTATAGATATTCCCGGTATCCATCAGTGagttttcccccttcccattaaagcgatttttctctccttttcctgtcactcttctccctcccttgatAAAACTCTTTCCTTCCTTTGATAGGTAAATATGTTCAGAAAAGTTGAAATTTGTCCTCTCAGGAtaatttcttccttcccctcccatgaaTGTCATTTCACTTAAAGGCTGAAATGCTCTGAAACTGACTTACTTGCCCATGACTTGGTGGTacctctttgtttctcctcccttcACTTACAATGGGTTGAGGATGGAAGCAGTACCAGCTCAGAACCCAAAAATCAGACTAAGAGttgaatctttccctgtttgctaaccACACCAACGTTACCCTTAATACCTCTGGAGCTGCTAACTTAGGCGGCAGAGGTTTAATTTGGCTTTGATGACTTTGAGATTTGGTCCCTAGAGCATCTTTGCTCCCAGGACAACAGGTGTGCACAGCACATACAATTAATGGTGTTGCCGTGTCTTTTCTTGTGGAAATGGAACACAGACGGACAGAGAATCAGCTGGCCTGGATCGCTGTCTCTCCTGTGAGGTCATTTTAGCACGATACAAAACTGAGGTGACTGTATTCCACTTTATTTGTTGGTCACCTCTTCAAATGCCTCTTTAGGTAATTTCCCAACTTTGGGATGGAAAGGTGTCCAGAAATGAGTGAATTTCATCTTGACTAATTAAATTATTGTCAAAAACAATTCCGTTTGGATTGACctgaaacttttcacaaacaTGTTACAAATACGCCTAACAGCTTTGTCCCAAAACAATGTTTGTGTGAGTGTGCGTGCGGGGGGAggatttcatagattcatggatgttaaggtcagaaaggaccattatgatcatctagtctgacctcctgcacaacacaggccacagaatctcacccacccactcctgtggaaaacctctcacctatgtctgagttattgaagtcctcaaatcgtggtttaaagacttcaaggagcagagaatcctccagcaaatgacccatgccccatgctacagaggaagggaaaaaacctccagggcccctaacaatctgccctggaggaaaattccttcccaaccccaaatatggcgatcagctaaaccctgagcttatgggcaagattcaccagccagatacccaggaaagaattctctgtagtaactcagctcccaccccatctaacatcccatcacaggtcattgggcctatttaccatgaatatttaaagattaatttatttccaaaatcatgttatcccatcataccatctcctccataaacttatcgagtttaatcttaaagccagataggtcttttgcccccactgcttcccttggaagactattccaaaacttcactcctctgattaaacttcccaatgaccagtttatatccatttgttcttgtgtccacattggtactgagcttaaataattcctcttcctctctggtatttatacATCTGATATATTTacaaagagcaatcatatctcccctcagccttcttttggttaggctaaacaagccaagctccttgagtctcctttcataagacaggttttccattcctcggatcatcctagtagcccttctctgtacctgttccactttgaattcatccttcttaaatatgAGAGATCAGAaccgcacacagtattccagatgaggtctcaccagtgccttgtagaacggtactaaaacctccttatctcaactggaaatacctcgcccgATGCATCCCacgactgcattagcttttttcacgttcatatcacattggcggctcatagtcatcctatgatcaaccaatactccaaggtccttctcctcctccgctacttctaattgatgtgtccccagtttataactaaaattcttgttattaatccctaaatgcataaacttacacttctcactattaatttcatcctattactattactctagtttacaagctcatccaaatcttcctgtatgatatcccggtctctctctaaattagcaatacctcccagctttgtatcatcctcaaactttattagcacactcccactttttgtgctgagatcagtaagaaaaagattaaataagattggtcccaaaactgaggcctgaggaactccactgttAACCTTCCTCCAGCTtgacaattcacctttcagtaggacctgctgtagtctccctgttaaccatttccttttccacctttcaattttcatattgatccccatcttttccaattgaCCTAAGAATTCCCCGTGTcgcaccgtatcaaatgcctaactgaaatctaggtaaatttgatccactgtgtttcctttgtctaaaaaatctgttactttctcaaagaaggagatcaggttggtttggcacgaactaccttttgtaaaaccatgttgtattttgtcccattgacctcaatgtccttaatgactttctccttcaaaaaaggctagtgtgtctggctcaacaaggcagggttctggaggctgaggctggcagagaaaacagcacatcagatgacaggagggagggagggggtggcatGATTGGAGATAGTTTGTTGCAACATCTGCGGAGATGCTGCAGAGATCTTCATTGTTAACCACCAGTGACCAACACATGAAGGGGAGTACAGTCACCTCAGTTTCATACTATATTTAAAAGGCCTCATGGGAGAGACAGCGATTGAGACCAGCTGATTCGCTGGCCCTCTGtgttccatttccacaaggaaagaCACGACAACAACATTAATTGCATGTGCTGTGCACACCTCTTGTCCTGGGAGCAAAGGTGATCCAGGGAGCAAATCTCAAAGTCATCCCAGGAAGCAGCTCCAGAGGTATTAAGGGTAACGTTGGTGTGGTTAGCAAACAGGgaaaaattcaaaactgattttATGATACTGATTTTAGGGTTCTGAGCAGGTACTGCTTCCATCCTCATTGTAagtgaagggaggaaaaacaaagagatACCACCAAGTCATGGACAAACAAGTCAGTTTCAGtgggcagagagagagcgagcggtGCCTTGGGAtatctgccccttctttttatagtgctATCCCCACTTTGAGAAACATTTCCACCTGTTTACCAGAAGAGAAAAACTCTGtgtagaaggatgttccctgctgctttttcctcacctttGTGGGCTacctttgttttccttcctgcttAACGACTCTGTTTACAGCTTAGATacaaaattaagcagagcacacatttctttgtttaagagAGAGCAGTTTGCCagcctcagtttggaacatgtatGAATAACATGATAGATtgtaatcttataacttcacatacattatcaaaaatgtattaatatttgcGATGAGAGCATTGCTATTTTAGTTGACCATAGATTTATTTATCATCTTAAACTGAGCTCTGTGTGCTGATAATATGCATGCAAGAGGGATAGTTTTGTGAACTGCAGAAGTCTGTAGCATGCTGTGGTCTCCTCCTGAGCTCCTCTGGTCATCATGTGATCTCCATCAAGGAAAATGAGTGAACCTATCttttcaattctgaagcacttacaggataggaaagtgatcaggaacagttagcatggattcaccaagggcaagtcatgcctgactaatctaattgccttctatggtgagataactggctctgtggatgaggggaaagcagtggatgtgttgttccttgccTTTGGCAggtcttttgacacagtctcccaaagtattcttgccagcaagttaaagaagtatgggctggatgaatggactataaggtggatagaaagttggctagatcctAGGGCTCAAAGGggagtgatcagtggctccatttctagttggcagccagcatcaagtagagtgccccaagggtcagtcctcgggccagttttgttcagtatcttcataaatgatctggagaatggtgtggattgtaccctcagcaagtttccagatgacactaaactgggaggagaggtatatatgctggagggtagggataggatacagagggccctagacagattagaggattgggccaaaagaaatctgatgaggttcaacaaggacaagtgcagagtcctgcacttaggatgtaAGAATCCCATGCagggctacagactagggaccgaatggctaggcagcagttctgcagaaaaggacctaggagttacagtggacaagaagctggatatgaatctacagtgtgccattgttgccaagaaggccaatggcattttgagatgtataagtaggggcattgccagcagatcgagggacatgatcgttcccctctattcgacattggtgaggcctcatctggagtactgtgtccaattttgggccccacactacaagaaggatgtggaaaaattggaaaacatccagcagagggcaacaaaaatgattaggggactggaacacatgacttatgaggagaggttgagggaactaggattgtttagtctgcagaagagaagaatgaggggggatttgatagctgctttcaactacctgaaagggggttccaaagagaatggatctcgactgttctcagtggtaccagatgatagaacaaggagtaatgttatcaagttgcagtgggggaggtttaggttggatattaggaaaagctttttcataagcagggtggggaagcactggaatgggttacctagggaggtggtggaatctccttccttagaggtttataaggtcaggcttgacaaagccctggctgggatgatttagttggggattggtcctgctttgagcagggagttggactagatgacctcctgaggtcccttaaaccctgatattctatgattctgtgattctacctTGGGGAGTAACCTAGCAATGGAAGGACATAAAATACCATCATGATTGGCATGCTATAAATAGTGAGATAATCTGGAGCACTCTTACATGTTTTACAGGTTTTACATTCCACCTACTGGGCCCAGGACATTgaggttactctgaaaccacgaATAACTGAGAAAATATCAGCTACAGCTGCAAACAATTAGTAAGTTTCACCTGTATCTAACTTTCTGGTCCTTTGATTCCAAATTTGTTGCTAAggtggttgaaaatttttcttcAGAAGgtttttttaataggaaattgGATTTTCCAATGAACTATTTTTTCCGAGAAATTATCTTTTCCCTGGAAATTATAAGCTTTCCATCAAAATAccaaactcccctcctccctaAACCATGGCTGCGGGACTCTGGTGATGTTCCAGGGCAGTTCAGCAAGAGGAGAGACCATCATGCATCATGGGGGATGTAGTCCAgcctgggagcctggcccatggAAGAGATTGGTGGTGTGTGGTATCTGAGGAACTCCCGTGGTACTTCCAAGTCGAAATATTACATTTTTAGCTAATAGATTTTGGtctccacaaaagaaaaaaaccctttgtggATCTGCTCTGCGCAGTACCCAGCTTGCACTGAAAACAGCAGGATGAAATATACCCCAAACCTCATACTCTGTCACTCTGGTAGAAATTGCATCATTTAATAACACAGTAAGAAAGAGTAGGTCAAATTAATCCCCAGGGCACCAATTACACGGAGGATGGCTTTGGTTTACTGAATTCATTAATTACATGTTTTGGCTCTCTGAGCTCAGGTATTCCCAGTTGCTTCAGGAATCGTGTCCCATAGATCACACATCTCTGTATAAAACTTCCTGAATGCTCCAAATTGGCAGTTTCTATCAATGGGGAAATGCCAccacatctctttctctctcttctcaacAGGTACATGCTATTGTCCCGAattacagtcacacacacacatgcagacaccATGGGGATCAGCAGCTATTGAATTCCAGACCTTCAGCACGAAAAGCCTCAGCCCCAACTCCTACAACTTCAGCTAAAGGAGCGACCTCCTTGGTTGGAAAAAAGTAGGCAATTACCTAGTCACTGAAGCCAGGGCTTCCCATGATGTCGCTGGGTTTTCATGCAGGCTCCAGTAAATGCCAAAAAGTTAATGAGAAAAGTGAGCAACTTTACCCCAAACGGACATGCCAAGCCACAGAGCTCCCCTTGCCCAAAGAGGGTGGAAAGATTGACACTCTTTTACTCTC
The nucleotide sequence above comes from Caretta caretta isolate rCarCar2 chromosome 6, rCarCar1.hap1, whole genome shotgun sequence. Encoded proteins:
- the LOC142072273 gene encoding olfactory receptor 8U9-like, encoding MGNHSEATEFILSGLTDRPELQVPLFVVSLLIYGITLVGNGGMLLLITIDPRLHTPMYFFLRNLSFCDLCISLIISPKMLLNFLAERKSISYTACAVQMYLSFVFGDVECLLLAVMAYDRYVAICNPLLYTVTMSRRLCKQLVAAVYAVGVVDSMIHTCCTFRLSFCSSNIINHFFCDILPLLALSCSDTRINEIVMFALTSCITGSSFVTVLLSYIYIISTILQIRSAEGRRKAFSTCSFHLTAVVLSFGTLLFMYLRPASSYSMDRDKVASVFYTLVIPMLNPLIYSLRNTEVKDALRKAMKKLLTNS